A genomic stretch from Chitinophaga agri includes:
- a CDS encoding sialidase family protein: MPLTATTSKHYCSYNAKQLLNAVLIYSLTALLFISGCKKADNQQFYEVIENTPITDADIHLIGDVHNLPLTSQKIFVPDNVKTGGYAYASVLRLNDSSLMVACTRYPANSFGDFNHSDIAARISHDNGATWEPEFVLQENIGLINTCNPNLVRITNKKIVLIFCVKDSDSKIDILIKESEDNGVTWGSPRLINKLTWGYHIVNNDRAIYNNGRLIVPAAYAVSITKDYDKQVIFCYYSDDQGKTWRKSSYLKADFALMEPGVTAINKNGKLKMNIRTKQGFIYFSTSDDNGMTWKGLFKSNINTPEAPQVVTSLNKSDSLMMIWINTPYTPGMNNRNPLTFAYSTNAGQQWQNPVNLRNNKDLNFLYPTIYKDRNDTIMVTYGVRDITFRPSIYLDRLSLKTLIK; this comes from the coding sequence ATGCCGCTCACTGCCACAACATCAAAGCACTATTGTTCGTACAATGCTAAGCAGTTGCTAAACGCCGTATTAATTTATTCACTGACCGCTTTATTATTCATCAGTGGATGTAAGAAGGCAGACAATCAACAATTTTATGAGGTAATTGAGAATACACCAATTACTGATGCCGATATTCATCTGATAGGAGATGTCCATAATTTGCCGCTCACCAGTCAGAAGATATTTGTTCCTGATAATGTGAAGACTGGTGGATATGCCTATGCCAGCGTGCTCAGATTGAACGATAGTTCACTCATGGTAGCATGTACCAGGTATCCGGCGAATTCATTTGGCGACTTCAATCACTCAGATATCGCAGCAAGGATCAGTCATGATAACGGCGCTACCTGGGAGCCGGAATTTGTACTGCAGGAGAATATAGGACTCATTAATACCTGCAACCCAAATCTGGTGAGAATCACCAATAAAAAAATTGTACTCATTTTCTGCGTAAAGGACAGCGATTCAAAGATAGACATCCTGATTAAAGAGTCTGAAGATAATGGTGTAACATGGGGCTCGCCAAGGCTGATCAACAAACTGACCTGGGGGTACCACATTGTGAATAATGATAGGGCTATTTACAATAACGGACGTCTTATCGTTCCCGCAGCATATGCAGTAAGTATTACAAAAGATTACGACAAGCAGGTGATTTTCTGCTATTATTCAGATGACCAGGGTAAGACATGGCGTAAATCAAGCTACCTGAAAGCTGACTTTGCGCTGATGGAGCCAGGTGTAACAGCTATTAACAAGAACGGGAAACTTAAAATGAATATCCGTACGAAGCAGGGATTCATTTATTTCTCGACAAGTGATGATAATGGAATGACCTGGAAAGGACTTTTCAAATCCAATATCAATACTCCGGAAGCACCACAGGTTGTAACCAGCCTGAACAAGTCTGATTCTCTGATGATGATATGGATCAATACTCCTTATACACCAGGTATGAATAACAGGAACCCATTAACATTTGCTTATAGTACAAATGCTGGACAGCAATGGCAAAATCCTGTCAACCTACGTAATAACAAGGACCTGAATTTCCTGTATCCGACAATATATAAGGATAGAAATGACACGATAATGGTGACGTATGGCGTGCGTGACATCACATTCAGGCCATCGATATACCTGGACAGATTATCATTGAAAACATTAATTAAATAG
- a CDS encoding lipopolysaccharide biosynthesis protein: MNILKHPLFQKSIIYTITDAINKAIPFLLLPFLTHYLSPADYGTVANYNVYISVILIFTGLNLNGAMATNFYKFSKQEVAEYVSNIFVVMICAAVLVTLLMAAGAPYVSSLTSILPFFLVIGVSVAVSQGITAVNLDLWRLEEKPLWFGGYQIVQSLMNVGLTVIFLALLKMGADGRMGAMAITSVVFALVSIAILYKRGYLKLRLNRAYLRDALGFGLPMIPHTLGIWIRTGIDRIYITKFYGVAEAGLYSTGFQFGLLLSFLVMAFHNAYVPFVYKRLALNEEEQKLKLVKMTYIYMMMIIALAFIFSFVSYFVISHLLSDKYLDSSKYIVWAMFTQAFQGMYLIVGVYIFYTKKTAKLAIVTSSLSVLQLVLSYILVKFVGPMGAAYSGLAVSILNFVIVWVLSMRVFPMPWLKFKIFKA, encoded by the coding sequence ATGAATATTTTAAAACATCCACTATTTCAGAAAAGTATTATTTATACGATTACTGATGCAATTAATAAGGCAATTCCCTTCTTATTACTTCCTTTTTTAACACATTATCTGTCGCCAGCCGATTATGGTACGGTCGCTAACTATAATGTGTATATATCTGTTATACTGATCTTCACCGGGCTCAATCTCAATGGAGCCATGGCGACTAATTTCTATAAGTTCTCGAAACAGGAAGTTGCAGAATATGTGAGTAACATATTTGTTGTCATGATTTGCGCCGCCGTACTGGTCACATTGCTAATGGCAGCCGGTGCTCCATATGTATCTTCTCTCACGTCTATTTTGCCCTTTTTCCTGGTAATAGGAGTCAGTGTCGCAGTAAGCCAGGGTATCACTGCCGTAAATCTTGACTTGTGGAGACTGGAGGAAAAGCCACTATGGTTTGGGGGATATCAGATCGTGCAGAGCCTGATGAACGTGGGCCTGACTGTGATATTTCTGGCATTACTCAAAATGGGGGCGGATGGTCGCATGGGCGCAATGGCTATCACTTCTGTTGTATTTGCCCTGGTAAGTATCGCAATACTATATAAGCGTGGCTACCTGAAACTGCGGCTGAACAGGGCATACCTCCGGGATGCACTTGGGTTTGGCCTGCCCATGATACCACATACCCTGGGTATCTGGATACGGACAGGCATTGACCGCATCTATATCACAAAATTCTACGGAGTTGCAGAGGCGGGGCTTTATTCAACTGGTTTCCAGTTTGGCCTGTTGTTATCATTCCTGGTAATGGCTTTCCATAATGCCTATGTGCCATTTGTTTACAAACGACTGGCACTGAATGAGGAGGAGCAGAAGCTTAAGCTTGTCAAAATGACATATATCTACATGATGATGATCATAGCGCTCGCCTTTATCTTCTCTTTTGTCTCTTATTTTGTTATCAGCCATTTGCTATCAGACAAATACCTTGATTCTTCGAAATATATAGTCTGGGCCATGTTCACGCAGGCATTCCAGGGAATGTACCTCATAGTGGGTGTATATATATTCTATACCAAAAAAACAGCTAAACTGGCGATTGTCACATCATCCCTGTCGGTTTTGCAGTTGGTATTATCATATATACTTGTGAAATTTGTGGGACCTATGGGGGCGGCATATTCAGGACTGGCGGTTAGCATCCTGAATTTTGTGATAGTTTGGGTATTGAGTATGCGTGTTTTCCCGATGCCCTGGCTGAAGTTCAAGATATTTAAAGCATGA
- a CDS encoding glycosyltransferase family 4 protein translates to MKKIGFLINTLAKSGGTERVATVLANALSELDYEVEVICMSKSTESFYILNDRVRVSYLSEKSSVKLTDYWSLGKRLIKAAGHLDYIIGVGMDLCVLTIPLKMFVKTIKVIGWEHFNLTVRGPVVGLGRKLGVWFADHIITLTNHDCEQYRKRTKKVRCIYNPVTINMDPVSNYTSRRILCVGRLTHQKGFDMMVNIWAGIHMRYPDWQLAIVGNGEDESELKTQAAAAGVGNSLEFFEATRDVAAFYSSASIYAMSSRYEGLPLVLIEAQSAGLPLIAFNCETGPKEVITDGYNGYLIPAFDEEVFKDKLQALMKDASLRQEMGKNSLVNSNKFSKANIVPQWCEILV, encoded by the coding sequence ATGAAGAAGATCGGTTTTTTAATTAACACGTTGGCGAAATCAGGAGGTACAGAACGGGTTGCTACTGTGTTGGCTAATGCATTGTCCGAACTGGACTACGAGGTTGAAGTGATTTGTATGAGTAAAAGCACAGAAAGCTTTTACATCCTTAATGATCGGGTGCGGGTTAGCTATCTGAGCGAAAAATCTTCTGTTAAATTAACAGACTACTGGTCTCTCGGCAAAAGGCTCATTAAGGCTGCCGGTCATCTGGACTATATCATTGGAGTAGGAATGGACCTTTGTGTGCTTACAATACCCCTTAAGATGTTTGTTAAGACAATTAAGGTGATTGGTTGGGAGCATTTCAATCTGACCGTACGCGGGCCGGTTGTAGGACTTGGAAGAAAGCTGGGGGTATGGTTTGCCGATCATATCATTACTTTAACTAACCACGACTGTGAGCAGTACCGGAAAAGGACAAAAAAGGTCAGATGCATATATAACCCGGTGACCATTAATATGGACCCCGTTAGTAATTATACCAGCAGAAGGATATTGTGTGTTGGTCGTCTAACACATCAGAAAGGATTTGACATGATGGTCAATATATGGGCAGGAATACACATGCGTTATCCGGACTGGCAACTGGCCATTGTGGGAAATGGTGAAGATGAATCCGAATTGAAAACGCAGGCCGCTGCTGCAGGTGTAGGTAATAGTCTTGAATTTTTTGAGGCAACCCGTGATGTTGCGGCTTTTTATAGTTCAGCATCCATATATGCAATGAGTTCGAGGTATGAAGGGCTGCCGCTGGTATTGATAGAGGCACAGTCCGCAGGGTTGCCACTGATCGCCTTCAACTGTGAGACAGGGCCGAAGGAAGTAATAACAGATGGATACAACGGTTATCTGATCCCTGCGTTTGATGAAGAGGTCTTTAAAGACAAACTGCAGGCGTTGATGAAAGACGCCTCATTAAGACAAGAGATGGGGAAGAACTCCCTTGTTAATTCAAACAAATTTTCGAAAGCTAACATTGTACCTCAATGGTGTGAAATTCTGGTGTAA
- a CDS encoding EpsG family protein — translation MLYQIISILLSVFAFFESLHVNVRKLLQAAYLFTLAFFILFAGTRMVGFDYQTYTDIFNYSSSGQLSEVDIEIGWSSLCYLFSGAGFNTFLLFIACCSVSLYGVFFKQYSPYVFLSLLIYYSTYFIVKEMGQMRQGLAIAVATLAFTVSMKKNMWQFIALFLFAFSIHYSAIVLLPVYYLCNHPWKTNVILIFTFLGFCFIYVDVAVVISKVIGLLPISGAQEKVANLLVSDILAKKLGLNSSTILRLIIMLLMLRYRTALKERFPFFEAFVMLYFYGLMLYLVFNSLSEFAQRTSAYFRILEAVVLPCILVLVRDRKERLIIIALLVLNSVVSVNRLFSEKTLYDYYNPYKTYLLD, via the coding sequence ATGCTATATCAAATTATAAGTATACTCTTATCTGTTTTTGCATTTTTTGAAAGCCTGCACGTAAATGTACGCAAGCTGCTGCAGGCTGCCTACCTGTTCACGCTGGCATTTTTCATTCTATTTGCAGGTACGAGAATGGTCGGATTTGACTATCAGACCTACACTGATATATTTAACTATTCTTCTTCTGGTCAGTTATCAGAGGTTGATATTGAAATCGGATGGTCGTCTCTGTGTTATCTTTTCAGTGGCGCGGGATTTAATACATTCCTGTTGTTCATTGCATGCTGTTCTGTTTCACTATACGGTGTCTTTTTCAAGCAGTATTCTCCCTATGTTTTTCTCTCACTGCTCATTTATTATTCCACTTACTTCATTGTAAAAGAGATGGGGCAGATGCGTCAGGGACTTGCCATCGCTGTGGCTACGCTGGCTTTTACCGTTTCTATGAAGAAGAACATGTGGCAGTTCATAGCACTTTTTCTCTTTGCGTTCAGTATACACTATTCTGCGATCGTGCTTTTACCTGTGTATTACTTATGTAACCACCCCTGGAAAACGAATGTTATCCTGATATTTACATTTCTGGGTTTTTGTTTTATATATGTTGATGTCGCAGTGGTCATTTCAAAGGTAATTGGCCTATTACCGATTTCCGGTGCGCAGGAGAAAGTAGCTAACCTGCTTGTTTCGGACATACTTGCCAAGAAGTTAGGGTTGAACTCATCCACTATATTAAGGCTGATCATTATGTTGCTTATGCTCAGGTACCGAACTGCGCTTAAGGAACGCTTCCCGTTCTTTGAGGCATTTGTCATGCTGTATTTTTATGGGCTAATGTTGTACCTCGTTTTTAACTCACTCTCTGAATTCGCACAAAGAACATCCGCTTACTTCAGGATACTTGAAGCGGTTGTCCTGCCATGCATACTGGTACTCGTCCGCGACAGGAAAGAGCGTCTTATTATTATCGCGCTGCTGGTACTTAATTCCGTTGTATCTGTAAACCGGCTATTTTCGGAGAAAACCCTTTATGATTATTACAATCCGTATAAAACTTATTTACTAGATTGA
- a CDS encoding glycosyltransferase family 4 protein yields MAKAVLYRFTCIFDFIRNYDVVHVNSAKFGIAAYIASFFGCRYIYTIHSAVTNEDKGGILNWVYYMLEVGLLKIVAGRAMEVTAVSAFASDEIYRRFKVRPTVIHNGYDEEKFNISRQVTTDIRASLGMNDNEIYISVGRMIAVKEPLDVIRFFSEIYKKNSAARLIFVGDGDLVEAVKQKISSLGLDDVVTLIGRVNFEDIPAYYRASDYFISACKIEAFGLVALEALACGAMPLVPWKGAFPEIFVDRIFSYDVDHPCVIPAREELLAHRSAILNRFRWEDKIELYHQLYQKAK; encoded by the coding sequence ATGGCTAAGGCTGTTCTTTATCGTTTTACCTGCATCTTCGATTTCATCAGAAATTATGATGTGGTTCATGTTAATTCCGCCAAATTTGGTATTGCCGCCTATATAGCAAGCTTCTTTGGCTGCCGGTATATTTATACGATCCACTCTGCAGTCACTAATGAGGATAAGGGAGGTATTTTAAACTGGGTTTACTACATGCTCGAAGTCGGGTTATTGAAAATAGTCGCCGGTCGTGCCATGGAAGTAACAGCCGTGTCAGCATTTGCAAGTGATGAAATATACCGTCGGTTTAAAGTCAGACCAACAGTTATTCATAATGGCTATGATGAAGAGAAATTTAATATTTCCAGGCAGGTAACTACAGATATCAGGGCCTCTCTGGGAATGAACGATAATGAGATATACATCAGCGTGGGTAGGATGATTGCCGTTAAAGAGCCGCTGGACGTGATTCGTTTCTTCTCTGAGATCTATAAAAAGAACAGTGCCGCCAGATTGATCTTTGTTGGCGACGGAGATCTTGTAGAGGCTGTAAAACAAAAGATCAGCAGTCTGGGGCTGGACGATGTGGTTACACTTATCGGCCGGGTTAATTTCGAAGACATCCCGGCTTACTATAGAGCGTCGGATTATTTCATATCCGCATGCAAAATAGAAGCCTTTGGCCTCGTCGCACTGGAAGCGCTGGCGTGTGGAGCAATGCCACTGGTTCCATGGAAAGGTGCGTTTCCGGAAATATTCGTTGACAGGATATTCTCCTATGATGTTGATCATCCTTGCGTAATACCTGCCCGTGAGGAACTGCTGGCGCATAGATCAGCGATCCTCAACAGGTTCAGATGGGAGGACAAAATCGAATTGTATCATCAGTTATACCAAAAAGCTAAATAA
- a CDS encoding glycosyltransferase family 4 protein, whose product MSKGKAFIVSNLDTFFLANRKEQAQVMREKGYEVHVLAADTGRSGDITKMGFVYHELPMARYSLNPFLSLKSIRDIRRIYQKESPVVIHHLGLKVIMLGTLAAMKTGAAVFNTYTGLGYLFTIDTPKTKFFRSVLFMFSKWLYSRKRVVAIFQNMTDFNLFKKHNTIDDTNGFVIRGCGVNTEEYRYAPMPDQQPLKIILPGKMLSSKGIYDFVEVAKAIKNDKTISQEVEFMLCGGIEEGHPFSAKKEEIEHWHNQGWVNWAGFQKDMLAMYTNADIVMLPSWREGMPKGLLEAGSVGRPIITYDVAGCSEAVEDGVSGYVVPFGDVKLLTERTRQLIVDRDLRVKMGENSRQYVLRHFETYKIIEENLALYNKFL is encoded by the coding sequence ATGAGTAAAGGAAAAGCGTTCATTGTATCTAATTTAGACACCTTTTTTCTGGCAAACAGGAAAGAACAGGCGCAGGTGATGCGGGAGAAAGGTTATGAAGTACATGTGCTGGCTGCTGATACCGGTAGATCAGGCGATATAACAAAAATGGGTTTTGTTTATCATGAATTGCCGATGGCAAGATATAGCCTGAATCCTTTCCTGTCACTCAAAAGTATCAGAGATATAAGACGTATCTATCAGAAGGAATCTCCGGTAGTTATTCATCACCTTGGACTTAAAGTGATCATGCTCGGCACACTCGCCGCAATGAAAACAGGAGCGGCAGTCTTTAACACCTATACAGGATTAGGATATCTGTTTACTATAGATACACCCAAAACAAAGTTCTTCAGGAGCGTGCTGTTCATGTTCTCAAAATGGTTATACAGCCGGAAAAGGGTAGTTGCCATTTTCCAGAATATGACAGATTTCAATCTGTTTAAAAAACATAACACTATTGATGATACAAATGGCTTTGTGATCAGGGGGTGCGGCGTAAATACGGAGGAATACAGGTATGCGCCAATGCCCGATCAGCAGCCTTTAAAGATCATTCTGCCGGGTAAGATGTTATCTTCCAAAGGTATATATGACTTTGTAGAAGTGGCAAAGGCTATAAAAAATGATAAAACTATCTCCCAGGAAGTAGAATTTATGTTGTGCGGCGGAATAGAAGAGGGACATCCTTTTTCAGCAAAGAAAGAAGAAATAGAACACTGGCATAATCAGGGTTGGGTTAACTGGGCCGGCTTTCAGAAAGATATGCTGGCTATGTACACGAATGCAGATATCGTAATGCTGCCATCATGGAGAGAAGGAATGCCCAAGGGCTTGCTGGAAGCAGGATCAGTTGGGCGTCCAATTATCACCTATGATGTAGCGGGTTGCAGCGAAGCTGTTGAAGACGGTGTTTCGGGATACGTAGTGCCATTTGGTGATGTGAAATTACTGACCGAAAGAACACGCCAGCTGATAGTAGACCGCGATCTAAGGGTAAAAATGGGGGAGAACAGCCGGCAATATGTTTTGCGCCATTTCGAAACATATAAGATAATTGAAGAAAATTTAGCGCTTTACAATAAATTTCTTTAA
- a CDS encoding glycosyl hydrolase family 28-related protein: MKKLFAIFLIILCQRGIAQKKEFYLSAYGAKGDGVTDDKVAIQNCIKDAYANNGVAVITPGKYKVNGAIYFYLKNDNLLSIKGQADKKGNYPLIFTDQLQSLFVFESDRNKPAGNVAMTRLELKGNNVPYSADHPYFGRDKYAGGIAFFNLRTVSVTNMIIRDIYGQGIDVKNWNYQGNSLDNRFTSVKILNNKILNCWGSNPPKKAGGPGDDYGDGIYVSNAINVLVQGNQVINNLAVTKQLGRSGIVIEYNCIGAVIEKNTVSGYDRDIHLEADFGGHIIRNNRLIGSDFAICVWGNLTTGEQKPISILNNYLSNEGIPTNLKLTTVRGPDGRAMITFYAEKDTRKNSVISGNTFNMVASSGIVGKSFLNVYENDLQDTNNIFNNQTKNKVSVYYQKKPLKVSNDTYKNVNVFFNESIKTDFIKSNNKLSNSTANTTL, from the coding sequence ATGAAGAAGCTTTTTGCAATTTTCCTGATTATTCTCTGCCAGCGGGGAATAGCGCAGAAGAAAGAATTTTATCTGTCTGCTTATGGCGCAAAAGGAGATGGTGTCACCGACGATAAAGTAGCCATTCAAAACTGTATAAAAGATGCTTATGCCAATAACGGCGTTGCTGTTATTACTCCCGGAAAATATAAAGTAAACGGCGCCATCTATTTTTATCTGAAGAATGACAATCTTTTATCAATAAAAGGACAGGCCGACAAAAAAGGTAATTATCCACTCATATTTACAGATCAGCTACAAAGTTTATTTGTATTTGAGTCCGATCGTAATAAGCCCGCTGGTAATGTAGCAATGACCCGGCTCGAACTGAAAGGAAACAATGTGCCTTATTCTGCAGATCATCCTTACTTCGGTCGTGATAAATATGCCGGCGGTATAGCGTTCTTCAATCTCAGAACGGTCTCTGTGACTAATATGATAATAAGGGATATATATGGTCAGGGGATTGATGTGAAGAACTGGAATTATCAGGGTAATTCATTGGATAATCGGTTTACAAGCGTTAAAATACTAAACAATAAGATATTGAACTGCTGGGGATCCAATCCTCCCAAAAAGGCCGGGGGCCCTGGTGATGACTACGGAGATGGTATTTATGTCAGTAATGCGATCAATGTACTGGTCCAGGGAAATCAGGTCATCAATAATCTGGCAGTAACCAAACAGCTCGGACGTTCAGGTATCGTGATAGAGTATAACTGCATAGGTGCTGTAATAGAGAAAAATACAGTCAGTGGCTATGACAGGGATATTCATCTTGAAGCAGATTTTGGTGGTCATATCATCAGGAATAATAGGTTAATCGGATCGGACTTTGCAATATGTGTATGGGGTAATCTCACTACCGGTGAACAGAAGCCGATCTCGATCTTAAATAATTACCTGAGTAATGAAGGTATACCGACCAATCTGAAGCTGACTACTGTGCGTGGTCCGGATGGTAGGGCGATGATAACCTTCTATGCAGAAAAAGATACACGTAAAAACTCTGTCATATCAGGCAATACTTTCAATATGGTTGCATCTTCAGGTATCGTAGGCAAATCTTTTCTGAATGTCTATGAAAATGACCTGCAGGATACCAATAACATTTTCAATAATCAAACAAAGAATAAAGTGAGTGTCTATTATCAAAAGAAACCACTGAAGGTTTCCAATGATACGTACAAGAATGTGAATGTCTTCTTCAATGAGAGTATAAAAACTGACTTCATCAAGTCAAATAATAAGCTCTCTAACAGTACGGCCAACACCACACTATAA
- the gmd gene encoding GDP-mannose 4,6-dehydratase, protein MKIALVTGITGQDGAYLSELLLSKGYHVHGIKRRSSLFNTDRIDHLYQNPQEADVRFKLHYGDLTDSTNLIRIIQQVQPDEIYNLGAMSHVQVSFETPEYTANADGIGTLRILEAIRLLGLTEKTKIYQASTSELYGLVQEVPQSERTPFYPRSPYAVAKMYAYWITVNYREAYNMYACNGILFNHESPLRGETFVTRKITRGVAQIVFGMQDKLYMGNLNAQRDWGHAKDYVDAMWRILQQDKPEDYVIATGITTPVREFIRMAFAEAGVEVEFKGTGIDEKGIVKSVAAAITTLQPGQEVVAIDARYFRPTEVDLLIGDPTKAQTQLGWQPKYDLAGLVKDMVQADLEIFRREKLLKDAGFKILNQYE, encoded by the coding sequence ATGAAAATCGCATTAGTAACCGGAATAACCGGACAGGATGGCGCATACCTCAGTGAACTATTGTTAAGCAAGGGGTATCATGTGCATGGTATCAAACGAAGGAGTTCTTTGTTTAACACCGACCGTATTGACCATCTGTACCAGAATCCGCAGGAGGCTGATGTACGGTTCAAATTGCACTACGGCGATTTAACTGATTCTACTAATCTTATTCGTATCATTCAGCAGGTACAACCTGATGAAATTTATAATCTCGGCGCCATGAGCCATGTTCAGGTAAGCTTTGAAACACCTGAATATACTGCTAATGCAGATGGTATCGGTACGCTGCGAATACTCGAAGCGATACGTTTACTGGGACTTACAGAAAAGACAAAGATATATCAGGCGTCCACCTCGGAGCTTTATGGATTGGTGCAGGAAGTTCCCCAGTCAGAAAGAACACCGTTCTATCCACGCTCTCCTTACGCTGTTGCTAAAATGTATGCCTACTGGATCACTGTCAACTATAGGGAAGCATATAACATGTATGCCTGTAATGGTATATTATTCAATCATGAAAGTCCGCTCAGAGGAGAGACGTTCGTGACCCGTAAGATCACCAGAGGTGTTGCGCAGATCGTATTCGGAATGCAGGACAAGCTCTATATGGGTAATCTGAATGCACAACGCGACTGGGGCCATGCGAAAGACTATGTGGACGCCATGTGGCGGATATTGCAGCAGGATAAGCCTGAGGATTATGTGATTGCTACGGGCATTACTACCCCTGTCAGAGAATTTATACGCATGGCGTTTGCAGAAGCCGGGGTTGAAGTGGAGTTTAAAGGAACAGGTATCGACGAGAAAGGTATCGTTAAAAGTGTAGCTGCAGCTATTACAACATTGCAACCTGGTCAGGAAGTGGTCGCCATCGATGCGCGGTATTTCAGACCAACAGAAGTAGACCTGCTGATAGGTGATCCGACAAAAGCTCAAACCCAACTGGGATGGCAGCCAAAGTATGACCTGGCCGGACTGGTAAAAGATATGGTGCAGGCCGATCTGGAAATATTCCGCAGGGAAAAATTACTCAAAGACGCCGGGTTTAAAATACTCAATCAATACGAATAA
- the fcl gene encoding GDP-L-fucose synthase has protein sequence MEQQAKIYVAGHRGMVGSAIVRRLQAGGFTNIITRSSPELDLRNQEATAAFFAQERPDYVFLAAAKVGGIIANNTYRADFIYENMMIQSNVIHHAYLNNVKKLMFLGSSCIYPKLAPQPLKEDYLLTGLLEPTNEPYAIAKIAGIKMCDAYRAQYGCNFVSVMPTNLYGPNDNYDLKNSHVLPALLRKFHEAKQSNTDEVVVWGTGTPLREFLHADDMADACFYLMQHYNEEGLVNIGVGEDISIKDLALLVKKITGYKGNLVFDTTKPDGTPRKLMDVSKLHSFGWKAKISLEEGITSVYNSIKDNAFL, from the coding sequence ATGGAACAACAGGCGAAAATTTATGTTGCCGGTCATCGTGGAATGGTAGGTTCTGCCATTGTACGCAGGCTGCAGGCAGGCGGATTTACTAATATTATTACCCGCTCCTCACCTGAGCTCGACCTGCGTAATCAGGAAGCAACAGCTGCTTTCTTTGCGCAGGAACGTCCGGATTATGTATTTCTCGCCGCTGCAAAGGTGGGTGGTATTATTGCCAACAATACGTACAGAGCAGACTTTATTTATGAGAACATGATGATACAAAGTAATGTCATCCATCATGCTTACCTGAATAATGTAAAGAAGCTCATGTTCCTCGGGTCGTCCTGTATCTATCCTAAGCTGGCGCCACAGCCGCTGAAAGAAGATTATTTGCTGACCGGATTACTGGAACCAACAAATGAACCATATGCCATCGCCAAGATCGCCGGAATAAAGATGTGTGATGCGTATCGTGCGCAGTACGGATGCAACTTCGTATCTGTGATGCCGACTAATCTATATGGTCCCAACGATAATTACGATCTGAAGAACTCTCATGTGCTGCCCGCACTACTGCGTAAATTTCATGAAGCAAAACAAAGCAATACTGACGAAGTAGTGGTTTGGGGAACCGGCACTCCGCTGAGAGAATTCCTGCATGCTGATGATATGGCTGATGCCTGCTTTTACCTGATGCAGCATTATAACGAAGAAGGACTCGTGAATATAGGTGTAGGTGAGGATATCAGTATTAAAGACCTCGCATTACTGGTGAAGAAAATAACAGGCTATAAGGGCAACCTTGTATTTGATACGACCAAGCCGGATGGTACGCCCCGTAAACTGATGGACGTTAGTAAACTACATAGCTTTGGGTGGAAGGCAAAAATAAGCCTGGAAGAAGGGATCACAAGTGTCTACAATAGCATAAAGGATAACGCTTTCCTGTAA